In a genomic window of Pithys albifrons albifrons isolate INPA30051 chromosome 32, PitAlb_v1, whole genome shotgun sequence:
- the LOC139684150 gene encoding zinc finger protein 3-like: protein MPRDLQAGPELSTGSTEDKSPQQNLVAEATLKSSTVQEVTEEKKPRRSLRRRSSQPSFGSSEQERGTQGGKDGQSVNQSSNLGVQQQLQSREKRYKCLECGKGFSKSSHLIQHQMIHTGERPYTCRECGKCFSRSSTLISHQMIHTGERPYECSQCGKWCWTSSDLLVHQRTHTGERPFCCTDCGKRFKHNSTLTYHRGSHTGERPHKCGDCGKSFIRNSELIIHRMTHTGERPFECSECEKRFQTSSILLKHQRTHTDERPFCCTDCGKRFNNKSDLIIHRRIHTGKRPYECDECGKSFTSSSALTKHQRTHQ, encoded by the exons atgccccgggacCTCCAGGCAG gccccgagctgagcacggggagcacggaggacaaatccccccagcagaacctggtggcagaggccactTTGAAGAGCTCTACAGTGCAGGAAGTCACCGAGGAGAAAAAGCCACGGAGATCcctcaggaggagaagctctcaaCCGAGTTTTGGGTCCTCTGAGCAGGAAAGAGGCACCCAGGGTGGGAAAGATGGCCAGAGCGTCAACCAGAGCTCTAacctgggggtgcagcagcagcttcagagcagggagaagcgctacaaatgcttggaatgtgggaagggattcagcaagagctcccacctgatccAGCACCAGATGAttcacactggggaacggccctacacatgtagggaatgtgggaagtgCTTCAGTCGGAGCTCCACCCTGATCagccaccagatgatccacactggggaacgtccctacgagtgttcccagtgtgggaagTGGTGTTGGACCAGCTCAGATCTCCTCGttcatcagcgcacacacacaggggagaggcccttctgctgcaccgactgtGGGAAAAGATTCAAACATAACTCCACCCTCACCTACCACCGGGGCAgccacaccggggagaggcctcaCAAATGtggggactgtgggaagagcttcatccgTAACTCTGAGCTCATCATCCACCGGAtgacccacactggggaaaggccgtttgagtgttccgagtgtgagaagaggtttcagaccagctcaatTCTCCTCAaacatcagcgcacacacacggacgagaggcccttctgctgtaccgactgcgggaagagattcaacaaTAAATCCGACCTCATCATCCACCGGCGGATCCACACTGGTAAGAGGCCTTATGAATgtgacgagtgtgggaagagcttcaccagcagctctgctttgaccaaacaccaacgGACTCACCAGTAA